A region from the Geobacillus vulcani PSS1 genome encodes:
- the pnp gene encoding polyribonucleotide nucleotidyltransferase: protein MEQEKRVFSIDVAGRPLIVETGELAKQANGAALVRYGDTVVLSTATASREAKNVDFFPLTVNYEERLYAVGKIPGGFIKREGRPSEKAILVSRLIDRPIRPLFAEGFRNEVQVVSMVMSVDQDCAPEVAALIGSSVALTISDIPFEGPIAGVIVGRVDGQFVINPTVEQMEKSDLHLVVAGTKDAINMVEAGADEVPEEVILEAIMFGHEEVKRLIAFQEEIAAQVGKEKMEVVLYEPDPALEAEIRQLAEADIKRAVQVPEKLARDAAIEDVKAGVIAKYEAEEADEEKLKQVQEILHKLVKEEVRRLITVEKIRPDGRKVDEIRPLSSAVGVLPRTHGSGLFTRGQTQVLSVCTLGALGDVQILDGLDLEESKRFMHHYNFPPFSVGETGPMRGPGRREIGHGALGERALEPVVPSEREFPYTIRLVSEVLESNGSTSQASICASTLAMMDAGVPIKAPVAGIAMGLVKNDDHYTILTDIQGIEDHLGDMDFKVAGTRKGVTALQMDIKIKGLTREILEEALMQARKGRLEILDHMMQTLSEPRKELSKYAPKILIMHINPDKIREVIGPSGKQINKIIDETGVKIDIEQDGTIFISSVDEAANQKAKQIIEDIVREVEVGQVYLGKVKRIEKFGAFVELFNGKDGLVHISELAEGRVGKVEDVVSIGDEILVKVTEIDKQGRVNLSRKAVLRDARNIGGEPPRESREKRGRRPERHRMKP from the coding sequence ATGGAACAAGAAAAACGCGTGTTTTCCATCGATGTGGCCGGGCGGCCGCTCATTGTTGAAACCGGCGAACTGGCGAAACAGGCGAACGGAGCGGCGCTCGTCCGCTACGGCGATACGGTCGTGTTGAGCACGGCCACCGCGTCGCGGGAGGCGAAAAACGTCGACTTTTTCCCGCTCACCGTCAACTACGAGGAGCGGCTGTACGCCGTCGGGAAAATTCCGGGCGGGTTTATTAAGCGCGAAGGACGTCCGAGCGAGAAAGCGATTTTGGTGAGCCGACTGATTGACCGACCGATTCGCCCGCTGTTTGCCGAAGGATTCCGCAATGAAGTGCAAGTCGTCTCGATGGTCATGAGCGTTGATCAAGACTGCGCGCCAGAAGTAGCGGCCTTAATCGGTTCGTCGGTGGCGCTGACGATTTCCGACATTCCGTTTGAAGGGCCGATCGCCGGCGTCATCGTCGGCCGCGTCGACGGCCAGTTTGTCATCAATCCGACGGTGGAGCAAATGGAAAAAAGCGATCTGCATCTTGTCGTCGCCGGCACAAAAGACGCGATCAACATGGTGGAAGCCGGGGCAGATGAGGTGCCGGAAGAAGTAATTTTGGAAGCGATCATGTTCGGCCATGAGGAAGTGAAGCGGCTCATCGCTTTCCAAGAGGAAATCGCCGCCCAAGTCGGCAAAGAAAAAATGGAAGTCGTCCTTTACGAGCCGGATCCAGCGTTGGAGGCGGAAATTCGCCAGCTTGCCGAAGCGGACATTAAGCGAGCGGTGCAAGTGCCGGAGAAACTGGCGCGCGATGCGGCGATTGAAGATGTGAAAGCGGGCGTCATCGCCAAATATGAGGCGGAAGAAGCGGATGAGGAGAAGCTCAAGCAAGTACAGGAAATTTTGCATAAGCTTGTGAAAGAGGAAGTGCGCCGTTTGATCACGGTCGAGAAAATCCGTCCCGATGGGCGCAAAGTCGATGAAATCCGTCCGCTCTCATCGGCGGTCGGCGTCCTGCCGCGCACGCACGGCTCCGGTTTGTTTACGCGCGGGCAGACCCAAGTGTTGAGCGTTTGTACGCTTGGGGCGCTTGGTGATGTGCAAATTTTGGATGGGCTTGATTTGGAAGAATCGAAGCGGTTTATGCACCATTACAACTTCCCGCCGTTTTCCGTCGGGGAAACCGGGCCGATGCGCGGGCCGGGGCGTCGTGAAATCGGACACGGGGCGCTTGGCGAACGGGCGCTTGAGCCGGTCGTGCCGTCGGAGCGCGAATTCCCGTATACGATCCGCCTCGTTTCGGAAGTGCTGGAGTCGAACGGCTCGACATCGCAAGCGAGCATTTGCGCCAGCACGCTGGCGATGATGGATGCTGGGGTGCCGATTAAAGCACCGGTCGCCGGCATTGCCATGGGATTGGTGAAAAACGACGACCATTACACGATTTTGACCGACATTCAAGGCATTGAAGACCATCTTGGCGATATGGACTTTAAAGTCGCCGGCACGAGAAAAGGCGTCACCGCATTGCAAATGGACATTAAAATCAAAGGGTTGACGCGCGAGATTTTGGAAGAGGCGCTCATGCAAGCGCGCAAAGGGCGGCTTGAGATTTTGGACCATATGATGCAAACGCTCAGCGAACCGCGTAAAGAGCTGTCCAAATATGCGCCGAAAATTTTGATCATGCACATCAACCCGGACAAAATCCGGGAGGTGATCGGACCAAGCGGCAAGCAGATCAACAAAATCATCGACGAAACCGGCGTCAAAATCGACATCGAACAAGACGGCACGATTTTCATCTCGTCTGTGGACGAAGCGGCCAATCAAAAAGCGAAGCAAATCATCGAAGACATCGTCCGCGAAGTCGAAGTCGGCCAAGTGTATTTAGGCAAAGTGAAGCGGATTGAAAAATTCGGCGCCTTTGTTGAGTTGTTCAACGGCAAAGATGGGCTTGTCCACATTTCCGAGCTTGCTGAAGGGCGGGTCGGCAAAGTCGAAGACGTCGTTTCGATTGGCGATGAAATTTTAGTCAAAGTAACGGAAATCGATAAGCAAGGGCGCGTCAACTTGTCGCGCAAAGCGGTGTTGCGGGATGCCCGCAACATTGGAGGGGAACCGCCGCGCGAATCGCGGGAAAAACGAGGAAGACGGCCGGAGCGCCATCGCATGAAGCCTTAG
- the ribF gene encoding bifunctional riboflavin kinase/FAD synthetase yields METLFLSHPHRLERQALPPTVMALGYFDGIHLGHQKVIRTAVEIANERGYESAVMTFHPHPSVVLGKQSELRSITPLGKKEQLMASLGVNRLYIVEFTPTFAALPPEAFVDQYLDGLHVKHVVAGFDFTYGRFGKGTMETMPLHARGRFEQTVIPKLVVDGEKVSSSRVRKLLEDGAVEQLPRLLGRFYELEGTVVAGERRGRMIGFPTANIALNSDYALPAVGVYAVRAAVGGRMYDGVANVGYKPTFHDRREGLPNIEVHLFAFSGDIYGQSMTIEWHRRIRSERKFGSVDELTAQIARDKKEAEQYFRCFDEKTCILPEKEVF; encoded by the coding sequence ATGGAAACGCTGTTTCTTTCGCATCCGCATCGCCTCGAGCGCCAGGCGCTTCCCCCGACGGTGATGGCGCTCGGTTATTTCGACGGCATCCACCTTGGCCATCAAAAAGTCATCCGCACCGCGGTCGAGATCGCCAACGAGCGCGGGTATGAAAGTGCGGTGATGACGTTTCACCCTCATCCGTCCGTTGTGCTCGGCAAACAGTCCGAGTTGCGCTCGATCACGCCGCTTGGCAAAAAGGAGCAACTGATGGCATCACTTGGCGTCAACCGGCTGTACATCGTGGAATTTACGCCGACGTTTGCTGCGTTGCCGCCGGAAGCATTCGTTGACCAATATTTGGACGGATTGCATGTGAAGCATGTCGTCGCTGGATTTGACTTCACTTACGGGCGGTTCGGAAAAGGAACGATGGAGACGATGCCACTCCATGCGCGCGGCCGTTTTGAACAGACGGTCATTCCGAAGCTTGTGGTCGATGGGGAAAAAGTGAGCTCGTCTCGGGTGCGGAAACTGCTCGAAGACGGGGCGGTTGAACAGCTCCCCCGCCTGCTTGGCCGCTTTTACGAGCTGGAAGGGACGGTCGTGGCCGGAGAGCGGCGCGGGCGGATGATCGGCTTTCCAACGGCGAACATCGCTTTAAACAGCGATTATGCCTTGCCGGCAGTCGGCGTCTATGCCGTTCGCGCAGCTGTCGGTGGAAGGATGTATGACGGAGTGGCGAACGTCGGCTACAAGCCGACGTTCCACGACAGACGAGAAGGGTTGCCGAATATTGAAGTGCATTTGTTCGCGTTTTCCGGCGACATTTACGGGCAATCGATGACGATTGAATGGCATCGCCGCATCCGGAGCGAGCGGAAGTTCGGCAGTGTCGACGAACTGACGGCGCAAATCGCCCGTGACAAGAAAGAGGCGGAGCAGTATTTCCGCTGTTTCGACGAAAAGACTTGCATTTTGCCGGAAAAAGAGGTATTCTAA
- the rbfA gene encoding 30S ribosome-binding factor RbfA, with the protein MNIRATRVGEQMKKELSDIISRRLKDPRIGFVTVTDVRVTGDLQQAKVYISVLGDDEQRENTLKALEKAKGFIRSEIGQRIRLRKTPEIFFEIDETIEYGSRIEQLIRQISSDDHPAKEVDEKPNNG; encoded by the coding sequence ATGAATATACGGGCAACTCGCGTTGGCGAGCAAATGAAAAAAGAGTTGAGCGACATCATCAGCCGCAGGCTGAAAGATCCACGCATCGGCTTTGTGACGGTGACCGATGTGCGGGTCACCGGCGATTTGCAGCAGGCGAAAGTGTACATCAGCGTCCTCGGGGATGATGAACAACGGGAAAATACATTGAAGGCGCTCGAAAAAGCGAAAGGGTTTATTCGTTCGGAAATCGGGCAGCGCATCCGCCTGCGCAAGACGCCGGAAATTTTCTTCGAAATCGATGAAACGATTGAATACGGCAGCCGTATCGAACAGTTGATCCGGCAAATTTCAAGCGATGACCACCCGGCGAAAGAAGTGGATGAGAAGCCGAACAATGGATAG
- the truB gene encoding tRNA pseudouridine(55) synthase TruB, which produces MDGVLLLHKPKGMTSHDCVAQVRRLLGVKKAGHTGTLDPNVSGVLPICLGKATRIAEFLTGTTKTYEGEVTLGVATTTEDADGDIIAARPVDRAIARAEIEAVFDSLTGEIEQTPPMYSAVKVGGKKLYEYARAGIEVERPTRRVTIYELELLDEREQFVGETVSFRFRVTCSKGTYVRTLAVTIGERLGYPAHMSDLIRTASGPFRLEDCVTLEEVERRAADGTAASLLIPIERALFHLPKYEINDKVAEKVKNGALLRLPAFFEKLDGPVVLVSPEREALALYVKHPARPGLMKPLKVFR; this is translated from the coding sequence ATGGACGGGGTATTGCTGCTCCATAAACCGAAAGGGATGACGTCTCACGACTGCGTGGCCCAAGTGCGCCGTCTGCTTGGCGTAAAAAAAGCAGGGCATACCGGAACGCTTGACCCAAACGTGTCCGGCGTGCTGCCCATTTGCCTTGGCAAGGCGACGCGCATCGCCGAGTTTTTGACCGGGACGACGAAAACGTATGAAGGAGAAGTGACGCTTGGCGTCGCGACGACAACCGAAGATGCGGACGGCGACATCATCGCCGCCCGTCCGGTTGACCGGGCGATCGCGCGTGCGGAGATCGAAGCGGTGTTTGACAGCTTGACTGGGGAAATTGAGCAAACGCCGCCGATGTACTCCGCGGTGAAAGTGGGCGGCAAAAAACTATATGAATACGCGCGCGCTGGCATCGAAGTCGAACGTCCGACGCGGCGTGTGACCATTTATGAGCTGGAGTTGCTTGATGAACGCGAACAATTTGTCGGAGAAACGGTGTCATTTCGCTTTCGCGTCACGTGCAGCAAAGGGACATACGTGCGAACGCTGGCCGTGACGATTGGCGAACGGCTCGGCTATCCGGCCCATATGTCCGACCTCATCCGCACGGCGTCTGGGCCGTTTCGGCTTGAAGATTGCGTGACATTGGAAGAGGTGGAGCGGCGGGCGGCCGATGGGACGGCGGCTTCTTTGCTCATCCCGATCGAGCGAGCGCTTTTTCATTTGCCGAAATATGAAATCAATGATAAAGTAGCAGAGAAGGTGAAAAACGGGGCGTTGCTCCGGCTTCCCGCTTTCTTCGAGAAGCTTGACGGGCCGGTTGTGCTTGTTTCGCCCGAGCGGGAAGCGCTGGCCCTGTACGTGAAGCATCCGGCGCGCCCCGGCTTGATGAAGCCGCTCAAAGTGTTTCGTTAA
- the rpsO gene encoding 30S ribosomal protein S15: MALTQERKREIIEQFKIHENDTGSPEVQVAILTEQINNLNEHLRIHKKDHHSRRGLLKMVGKRRRLLAYLRKKDVARYRELIEKLGLRR, encoded by the coding sequence ATGGCATTGACGCAGGAGCGCAAACGCGAAATCATCGAGCAATTTAAAATCCACGAGAACGACACCGGTTCTCCGGAAGTGCAAGTTGCGATCCTGACGGAGCAAATCAACAACTTGAACGAGCATTTGCGCATTCATAAAAAAGACCATCATTCACGGCGCGGCTTGCTGAAAATGGTCGGGAAGCGCCGCCGCTTATTGGCCTACTTGCGCAAGAAAGATGTGGCGCGCTACCGTGAATTGATTGAGAAACTTGGATTACGTCGATAA